Sequence from the Lacerta agilis isolate rLacAgi1 chromosome 6, rLacAgi1.pri, whole genome shotgun sequence genome:
CAGACAAGCCAAGTGAATGGCGACATGAGCTGCTGAGATTGAGTTTCCCTTTCAAGAGGCTTGTTTGGCTCGGCATCAAAGACGGCAGTCCTTGTATTCAGATATACATatttgaagaaaaatgttttgcatGGCTGTGTCACCCTCTATCAGAGCGCAGAGTGAGTGCTCTTTGGAGATAAAGAaccaagttttctttttaaaataatgtgatGTGCGTGTGAAATCCTGGCATACGCTATCTGGCTGGGTGCTGAATGATTCTGAAGAATATTTCAATTGAGCGAAGTGACTCATTTGATCCCTTACCTATGAAAATTTCTCAATGTATCAATGTGCTCTTAAGACCCTGGTTTTCAGCCAAATTGTACTTTGAGCAACATAAgaagagggtttttgttttataCAAATCAGATACACATCTAAGCTAGTGGTTAATTTCAGGCTGCTCCAGGCTGGTGTGTTTCTGcaagtgtattctgcaacatgtcactgatGCAATTATAGTGAGTCTAGTGATACATTTATGGAAGTCAAAGGGCTGATCTGGAACAGAAGAAATGGAGGTGAAGGCATCCAAACCAATTTAATCTTTTCCTTTCAAAGACGTCTTTTGCTTGAAACGACCTTTCTGCTAGCCAAGTTTATTTGAAAACAGGATGCGGACAGAAGGTCTCATTTTAGACAGAGCATTGTTAACTAGATTCATGCccattttcacattttaaatttGGGATTTCCACAACGTGCTTTtggtgccaacaacaacaaacgggcatttcatttcatttctttttttctggttgTCATTTTTCTTGTTACAGCTCACTAGATTCATAGATAATGTTTCGTTTCATCCAAAGAAGAACCCCTGTTTCAAGGAAAGGTGAAAATCAGGACACGGCTGGGCTCCTCGATGGAGGACCTCTCTCACTCGGGCCTTTCCCAGCACCACCATCTCACCAATGGGCACCTTTgcctcttcacacacaccccacacacacacgaggGCCACAGTGTCAGGCGTggagagtcctcccctcccttcggtaacttcacagataagGATTAATGAGTGGTTGAAAGATTTATAGTCCCTTTATTACAGCATCATGTTGCAAGCACAAATATGCAGCTCTCCGCAAGGAGGGCAGTTGGCTACTCTAAACCCTCCTTCCGACTTCCGCAGCATTTTGGGCGACAGCGGgaagtccctccctccctctgactcctttgctctctgatacGTTTGGACCTCTGAGTCCATGGTGagggggtctcccccccccacgctcTCAAGTGATGTATCaactagctgccccctcccttctcctcccttctgGTTCTGTTGTCATTATCTCGTAACTGGGTAACTCCTCCCTAAGCTGTCAGCTCctgtctttctctctgcttctgaacacgCTGTGGACAAGAGGGACGACTCTTCCCCCTTCAGCTCTCCATCGgagagaagctggtctgccatagaaAGCATTCCCCAGTCCTCGTcctcagaccattccctgacatgCAGCAACTCCCACCCCCACAGTTTCTTTCGTTTCAAGCTGGGAGAGGGGGACTCAGGAGGAACCCGGCCTGAGCTTATGACATACTTCCGGAAGCCAGTGTCACTCAGGCCACGtgacatggaggaggaggaggagggcgtgTGCAGGTGCGAGGCAAGAGTGTGgcacccaaaaaaaaacccatgtcaTTTGGTCCTGCGCTCTCACACAAGCAaaaagcaagacattctgggatccaaccaatcagaagctgggatggcttctgtaattctggggtaTCCCAGTCAAATTGGGATGGTATGTGGGTATGCTCACCCTAATGGTCCATTATCCACTGGGAAGAGGTCAGCTGTATTTTGGTAAATCTACcagtctttctgtctttcttgcCTTCTTGTTTCCACCTCCTTTACATTCCATTCCAATCTACATAGGAGACAGGAATTTCCCTTTATTTGTGAGAGTGAGGAGGATTTATTAGAAGTTCCAAGACAGTTGCTCAATGCGTTGGAAAAGAGGACATTTCACATTTTCCACCCAAAGGGCTGGTGGAAAGTTTGGGTTCAGTTTCAGCCGTTCCATGAAATGGGGCAAAATTCAGAGGGTGGCCAACTTTTTGGCCAGTCTCTATACCTTCGCCATTAAGAGCAGATTCCTCTTCAGACATTAGCAGGTGATTGTGGTTATTCCCAAACTGCAAAACTTTTCCCACCTGCTGATTTGTAGATCAAGCTTGGGTTAATGAGCAGACCAATGTGTTGCTTTCCTGGTCAGCTCACCTACAAACTAGGGATGAATATTGGGAATAAGGGTACGGAGAGAAAATGCAGAGCAAAGTTAAATGATTCAGATTTCTGCTCTGTCTAACGAGGTGGAAAATGCTCATTTAGTTTCGGTTTCCTTCAGACAGCTTCATTTCCTGGTTCCATTCTGTTTCTGAATTTTTTCAAGTCACCCCATTGTTTCCACTGGGAGGGCCATCCAAGTCTAGATTaaagtaattttattttaaagtcactTCTTGGAATTAggagcaacaacaataacaaaacccCTTTCTATTATTTGGCTACCGCAACCCCTACTAGGCCACTGGAGGATAGAGAAATAAAATCACAGATTACAGTACTTTGGTAAAAGAGTGAAAGAGCTTTAGTTACCAGCTTTTCTAAGGTAATTAAAGTCAATGTCTTGTGTTTCTACCCTTTATGATATCTCTCGTCTATCTCTTTAAAATATAACCTGTGGCCAATTTCTACTGTGTATTAGGTGTATTatggactgggggtggggtgcggggTACTGAGGAATGACAGTTTTGGTGTGGCATTTTCTATATTTATCCATTACAATTCTATTCCATCCTTTACATCACAAACTCAGGTCAGCAAACATAACCCATTATTCTGCCTCATTGTGTGGGCTGAGAGATAGTACTTAACCCAGGTGGGTTAGCGGGAACATCTAGAATATTGCAGGGGACTTTCAAACTAGTGTGCAACGGTGTTCTCTATTACCGTCCCTTCAATGTGCATTTCCACAGACCTTTTATCCATTTATTTTGATTCCCTAGTCTTTTGAAAGAGCAGAAGAAACCAGGGTAATGATCCACTGATATACAGAAAATATATACTGCATGTCTGTATACGAAGGCATCTAAGTCACTGTACAGATTCCAAGAGGGGGAAACTGAGATCTGTGCACACATGTGCGCAGGAAATGCTTGAGAGGAACCACTTTGGCACAAAACAGATTATAACCATTCCAGTGTCACCCTGACAAATAGTGTGGAACAGGGATGGGATCTGTACAAGTAAagtcaaaggtaaaggacccctggatggttaagtccagtcaaaggtgactatggggttgcggtgctcatctcgctttcaggccgcgggacccggtgtttgtccgcagacagctttctgggtcatgtggccagcatgactgtgatggaaactagagcgcatgggaacgccgtttaccttcccactgcagcagtacctatttatctactcgtgctggttTCCTTTCGAACAGctaaattggcaggagctgggacaaagagACAGGAGCTCACTCAgtcatgcagattcgaactgccaaccttacgatTGGtgagctcaagaggctcagtggtgtacAGAACCCCAAAACATGCCTGCATCTAGCACAAAAAGAGAGGCTAAAGACGGATAAGTGTTGAGGATGCAGAGAGAAAACACCCACGAGGCCAGTGTGCTTCATGGCTAAatagggattcaaaccctggtctaaTCCAGCCCGCTAGCCTTTGTACCACATTGGCTCCTTTCTCAAATGCTTCAGTGGTGAACAAAGTCCCGGAGCGAAACGGCTTGTCCAATTCCCTTCCAAATGCATGACACGTTGATAGTGCTTAGCAATTATACAGAGCTTCTGTCACGCTCAAAGTGCATTGCATGCATCTCTAGCTGCAACAAACCAGAAAACAAAAGGATCTGCCTTGTTTTCATGCTGCCGGGGTTTGCAAAATAATAGCTTTTTTTCCACATAGGCAAAACTGTCACCAGGGGGTGGCCtatcctgttttgccacctgaggcaaatcaGGAAGGTGCTGTCCGCCCCTGCCGAACCCTCACTTACCAGGGTGGTGAGCCTGCGGCTTCTCGGTTCCAGCACGATCTCACAAGGGCTCCTGCAAGATCTCGCTCGAACCTGGAAGCCACCACAACCACTTCTCCCCACTCCTGCAGTGACAACAGGATCGGTGGTTTGCCTGTAGAGGCACCttttggattctgccacctgagccagttgcctcagtctgcctcatggaggGGCTGGCCCTGCTATCACCTGTTCATACGAGGGTAGGGAACTAGGCaagctaatggactatgcagaactggcaaaattaagaTAATCTAATGAGTGTTTTATGAAAGAACATATGCCTTTTTCGTACTACTTAAAGAACTATAATAGTATGATGaactcgcaagcaggatttgagctatgagcaacagaagtaattagaCTACAGCATTGTGGGTTATGATTTAATAGAAgggagaaacaacaactccatggaaAATGAGATGAGAAGTCGatgaaaataagagaaaaaacaTAATTGTGTATTGGAttgtatatgttaaaaatgttgaaacttaataaaatattattggggGGAAAGTAGAGGACAAACAAGTGCAAGCAAGGACTCAGCAAGTCTCTTGTACATTGTGGGATATTTTTAAGTGGATATTTATTGAAATTATACTTGGCCACATTCATGAAATGATTCTGGCCTTTGTTTTTGAGCctctgttttaaaattggtttgtttttttttaatggtattttatattttgtcaTTTAAGGTGCCTCATCAGGGCTAAGTCCTAAAAGGCACTCTAAGAAGATGTAATTAAATAAAGGAATGACGAGGGGAGGaacacaagggtggggaacctcaggcccaggggccaaatgtgaccctccagacctGTCTGTCCCTTGGAAATCTCTCAAGCCCCACCTCGATTCCTCAGGCCACACACTTCACTGTTCCCACTTTAGCACTGTCCTttggtgtttttgcctggctgcaatgtgccCTTGAAATCTTGCGTGACCGGATGGATGAGAGAAGTCTGCGCGCAGAAGCTAGGCAAATGTAACAAAAGTAAAATGTGGTgctctgcctctggccctgcccagctctgaaatgtggcccctgggaggttGCTCAGAAAGGACTGTGGCCCTCAGCCTGACAAAGATTGCCCGCCCCTTTGCTAATGAGTACAGATCAGGCCCTCAGCCTGACAGATCAAAGGACCGTGAGCCAGTAAAGCAAATAAAAACGGGAACCTTAATATAGGAATTGTTGCAACAGCCCTGTAAAGTTGGCCAGTGTTCTCATTCCCTCtttgcaaggggtggggtggggtggggggtacaaGAACtgagtgagaaagaaagaaaggggctcACTTAATGTCCTGTATATGTTGTCACTTGAAGACTTTCAAGTTGATGGGTCATTTAACCCTTTTTcttcaccattcccccccccagcagaacgAGCCCTAAAATTCCTTCCTGTTAGATTTTCATTTTTCTCCTGCACTTAAATTTATcttcacttcctctctctctctctctctcccccccaactcCCTTCTTGACGGAGAGCCTCTTGCTTTTCTTACATgtcaggtgttgtttttttttggtgagAAACGAAATATAGCTCAGGAAGCAGTAGAGGGAGCCAAGCCCAGGGAGCGACTCCGAGTCCACtcctcactgagggggggggggtgtttcactTTTCACTCTTGCTTTATGGGGTTTCCCGGCATGGAAATTCCAACTTGTCTTACCCACCTCACCCCTtccccacagccccccccccaccctccttcacTGTATATAAAAAGAAAGAGATGGAGTTTCCTCACACGGCTTCCCCTCTCGGAGCAAATACTTTCAAAAGCCTCGGCTTTCACTTTTGAAGGAGCAGCATCCAGGTTTTGAGAAAACTggtttcctttcccctctccacaTCAGTTTAAGACGAAAGGCAGCCAAATGTCAAGAGGAACTTCGTCAGCGTTGATTGCGCTTTTACTTATGGCTGTCCTAACTTGTGAGTTGTGTGCTTTGCTTTGGTATTTTTCAGGAGGCGGGAATTCTGTGCTTTTCGATACAGTATATACTAACGTTGTTGCTATCTGTTGAGTTTCGGctttgcccacccacccaccctgcccttCACTTCAGAAAATTAAACATACAGTTGTAGTTTGTTTAATGTGAGGCGTGTTTTTATAAATTGCATGCTCAGTCTAGTAGTATGAGACACTTAAACTGTTACCTTATAAATGAATGGTTTCAGGAAAATAGCATCACTTGTGCAAGGAAGAAATTTAAATGATAAATCTAAATTATTTAGGTGCAGAAGAGGCCCCTTAATAAGCGGGTAGTCCCAATCCTTATTTCAGAGTACAACCTgcagtgaaacttacttctgagtaggggtGGATCAGTCCATTTCGGTTATCTCTGTTTATCATTTTTCCAGTTATCCACATTTTgcatcttagtgtgaatttctgtTTTAACTAACATATGCATTATTGCAAGCAATTAAGTTCTTTTCACCAATATATTAATTATTATGCACACAACcccacaaaatatgcattttttccttcggcgaactgtattgcaaaattcaagtacgtgtgaattttgaaggagagcagcacacatttttcttttggaaagtgtgaatttgcttcagctttaaatgtgaattgaaccaaatttctcctccatccctgctccTGAGAATTAGTGACTTCATGCATAAGATCGTGCAGACAGTCTGATCCTGTCTGTGTTTATTCATAAATagcataatccccccccccgaattcagTAAACTTACTTGAAGTAGGTAGCCATGCCTGTTAagaatgtctactcagaagtaagtcctattgaaagttgggttaggattgcatcctaaatcttgctgagttcaatggggcataTTCCCAGCCAGGTAATTTTACATTGGAATTCCTGCCCAAGTACTTCTGTACAGATCATGCAATTTTAGAAATCCTGTTACAGTTGTATGCAAAATCAATTTGTGTATTAAAGAGGTCAAGTGAAATGGATTAAAAAAGGCCTTTGGGGCAATAATTCACCTGTTGTTGGCTGTTCAAAGCAGTTGATTACAGATAGATCTTAGGTTGCCAGCAAACATAAACTGTCACAACTGTAAttgtgaaagctcataccaagaacaaacttagttggtctctaaggtgctactggaaagaattttttattttgttttgactatggcagaccaacacggctacccacctgtaacggtCACAACTGTAGATTTAGCCCCAGACATCTGAAACTCAGTTCAGTATTTGCTTAGAcagttgtgtgtgtttgcttggtagAATGTGCCATCAAATTCAATGGGATCTGGACTGGAGACGACTTGTTGAGAATAGACAATCTGATGGATTTAGACATTGCCTATATGGTGGGGAATGCCATTACAGGAAAATATAAAGCCTATCTGAATTGAAGAGATTGACCCTgtttctttccctcttctttcAGCTAAAGCATTTGAGGTGGAGGACATTGTGCCAGGCCACCAAGTTGCCGCACAGATCGGTGAAGACCTGGAGCTACGGTGCCGCACAACTGGCTGTGATAGCCCCACGTTTTCCTGGAGGACCCAGCTTGACTTCCCGTTAGGTGCAAATGTGAGCCAACAGGGAAGCAGCTCAGTCTTAACGATGAAGGTTGGCTTTGAAAACGAGCATGAATATCTCTGCAACACTAGATGCGGGGAGGTCAGAAAACAACAGAGGGTGCAAATTGACATTTACTGTAAGTAGTATTCCTGCACAACCCTCTGAAACAATCACATTTCAACCTACCAATAATTATAATCATTGGTGCcagtttgttttctttgttttagtTACACCTTACTTTTCCCACAATCTAGATCCAGGATTTTACATGTTCATTGTTCCACGTGTATCTCATTTGATCTGTGCTGGTttctggatttgtttgttttgctcaagACAATCCAGATTACAGAGAGAGATTGCACACCAGTTTATACAGTGTGAATAAACTGAGTAGCATTCTCCTGGGGTGAGGGGCCTGCACCCCCTCCTCAAAAAGGTTCAGTTAAGTAATTTTGGACccaccactgtatatgaagtcGCCCTTAGAGGcatgaaatgtattttattgGCTTTGGCTGATCTACGACCTGCAGCCCTATCTGGACACAAAGAGCCTTGCTACCattatagctcagctggttaaagCATGGTTCTGATAACagtaaggttgcaggttcaaaccccatatgggacaactgcttgttcctgcattgcagggggttggactacataatGCTCAgtatcccttccaattctacaattctatgatccttacTCTAATAACCTCCCACTTCCAACACTGCAATGATTTATATGTGAGGATGCCCATTAGAAggccctgagttctagtattgtgtgagaggaagaaaaacaactTCTCATTACCGGCTTTCTCTGCACCATGCATTAACATACTGAATGGGTTGTGCTGAACAAAACCTCCATGGAAATCCACCTGCTTAAGCCTCATTGAAGTGAGCAGGAGGTGAACAGAGCACAGTCAAGCTCTTGAAGAGTTTCCGACTGAATGTTGTCAGCGAGGGGGAACGACTCcccagtacagcggtaccttggtactcgaacggcttggctcccgaacaaaagccacgccttggttttcgaatggtttcaggagtcgaacagactcctggaatggattaagttcaagaaccatgGTCCCACTGTACAGATGGAGCcattataatttaaaaaacacagtaGAAATTTTCCATGTTGCTTTCTAAATACAAGTGGAAGCAAGTGGGTCATTCATATTTTGATGCAGCTGAATTAGTACTTGTTCAACAAATATTCAGAATTTGGAAAGTTATTTCTGTCAGGGAAGAATTCCCATATGAAAATCCCCTCGCTGCTGCTTCAGTTTCCCTTCAGCCATGATACGTCTTAACTTGAGAAGCAGATCATACTCAAAACACCAGAAACCTGAATCTAGGGTGTGTGCACAACATGTAGACGTTCTACTTTGAGCCTCTCTCGAGTAACCTTTTTCTCCTTCTGTGTCCTATTTCTAGCATTTCCCAGTGATCCTGCTATAGAGATCAGCCAGCCACTTGTTCTCGGGGAACCAGCCACTATCACCTGCCGTGTTCCTAAAGTGTATCCTGCTGACCGGCTGGAGATCTACTTGGAGATAGAAGGGGAGGTTCCTCGGGTGACAGATTTTTTCCGAGAACCCCTTATCAAATCTGTCGAGACAAAAAGTGCGAGTATGACGTTTACTCCCAGTGAAGAAGATAATGGGAGAAAAATCACATGCAGAGCTAAACTGCCAATTGATGAGATGGAGTTTGAGCCCAAGGAGAGGAAAACAACACAAATACTGCAGGTTAACTGTAAGTAAATTGAGACAATTAGCCTTCAGGGCAACATTAAATGTACGGGAGAGAATCAAGACCCAGGGTGCAGCACTGATTAATTATCCcaacatcaccatcatcatcagtgtggatgtgacctagtTTTCATTTTTACACACTGTAAAGgcactcctgaccgttaggtccagtcgtggatgactctggggttgcgcgttcatctcgctctataggccgagggagctagcgtttgtccgcagacagcttccaggtcatgtggccagcacgactaagctgcttagtcgaaccagagcagcgcacagaaatgctgtttgccttcccgccagagtggtacctatttatctgcttttgaactgctaggtgggcaggagctggaaccaaacaacgggagctcaccccgttgcagggatttgaaccgccgaccttctgatcagcaagccctaggctctgtggtttagaccacagtgccacccacgtccactGACAAATTTAGTGACACGTGGGAACAACCTTGCTGAAAAAAGGCCTGTTGggttaataatacagtggtacctcgggttacaaacacctcgggttacaggctccgctaacccggaagtagtacctcgggttaagaattttacctcaggatgagaacagaaatcgcatgccagcagcatggcagcagcgggaggccccattagctaaagtggtaccacaggttaagaatggtttcaggttaagaatggacctccagaacgaattaagttcgtaaccagaggtaccactgtaataataaatctATCCCATTTTGGCTCTTTAATGTAAACCGCTTATTGGTTTTTACTACAATTAAGCGATGAGTACATTTTGATaagtaaagaaaataaacaaaccacatgGAAGCAATAATACATACGTATTGATTTCTTTTGAGAGACACTAATGCTTTGTGAGACACGAAGTAGATCTTTTGGCActtgctgcaaaaagaaaagcaaaactggAAAGGGAGAGTTAGACGATATTGCTATGAACTGTTTTGGAGATGCAGAGGTTTAAtctgatttttctttcctttatatTAATGGTGTTGGTTGTATTGTTgctatgtttgtattttgtgCACTATAATGTAATGGTCACAGCTTTTGGCTAGCACAATAAACTTACTGAACTGAATGAAAACATTTAACAACATACACTAATGACAGGTTTGCAACGTGGTTGTTTCTCCTCTCGTAGATGCCCCCAGACTTCCGGACTTCTCCATCCTTCCTGCCGCGTCAGTTAAGGAAGGAGAAACTGTTACTTTGCAGTGCTTTGCAAAGGGCAACCCTGCTGCCAAGGTCACCATAAGGAAGAAATCAACCAGTGAAGAAGTGGTCCTTGATGGCAAGGATGGAGTCGTCCACATTGCTAGAGCGACTCCTGATGATGCAGGAGATTACGAATGTGAAGCAGAGAATGAGTTTGGGAAAGTCAAAAGGGCAGAAACGCTAAGTGTGGAATGTAAGTTTGAATAAATAAGCAATAATTagcatctattttattt
This genomic interval carries:
- the VCAM1 gene encoding vascular cell adhesion protein 1 codes for the protein MSRGTSSALIALLLMAVLTSKAFEVEDIVPGHQVAAQIGEDLELRCRTTGCDSPTFSWRTQLDFPLGANVSQQGSSSVLTMKVGFENEHEYLCNTRCGEVRKQQRVQIDIYSFPSDPAIEISQPLVLGEPATITCRVPKVYPADRLEIYLEIEGEVPRVTDFFREPLIKSVETKSASMTFTPSEEDNGRKITCRAKLPIDEMEFEPKERKTTQILQVNYAPRLPDFSILPAASVKEGETVTLQCFAKGNPAAKVTIRKKSTSEEVVLDGKDGVVHIARATPDDAGDYECEAENEFGKVKRAETLSVEYGPRNTRIVAVPSSTVKEGDTITLTCSTNGSPTPKVFWKKHLLGGGSRLVLEGATLTIKAVQAEAMGLYECEAVNAAGKESRTVEIIVQVLSPSTPEMSHSTPELSPTAPELSPSTIELSTTAPELSPSSPELSPSTPELTHRNEAVTEVEDFTIKSTTYNTQHQVTDSKGDDPEKETSLATNGRIFTTYTASRNNTITYTVKVDDVGNSTEEDKIVIDRLDYVTPVIIAVSSLATAAGPMAALLIYIFRKAKINGSYSLVNSLKPKV